In the genome of Eschrichtius robustus isolate mEscRob2 chromosome 12, mEscRob2.pri, whole genome shotgun sequence, one region contains:
- the TJAP1 gene encoding tight junction-associated protein 1 isoform X1 — MECLEGVCHESVANRANQESWLVGEKTLTLSYWLEEVAGLWDAESRGLTPGQRNRESCRQADGMFLVEEPSPPRMTSAAPAKKPYRKAPPEHRELRLEVPGSQLEQEEPLTDAERMKLLQQENEELRRRLASATRRTEALERELEIGQDCLELELGQSREELDKFKDKFRRLQHSYTASQRTNQELEDKLHTLIKKAELDRKTLDWEIVELTNKLLDARNTINKLEELNERYRLDCNLAVQLLKCNKSHFRNHKFADLPCELQDMVRKHLHSGQEATSPGPASSLAPGAVVPTSVIARVLEKPESLLLNSAQSGSAGHPLAEDVFVHVDMSGSDPGDPASPPAPGSPVPQPNGECCSLGTAGGSPEEEMSLPAFEKLSPYPTPSPPHPLYPGRKVIEFSEDKVRIPRNSPLPNCTYATRQAISLSLVEEGSERARPSPVPSSPASAQASPQHQPSPAPSGLSAPASSASSEEDLLASWQRAFVDRTPPPAAVAQRTAFGRDALPELQRHFALGPAGGDEEVQASSSPPGESGLLLPTEADPGFPREEEEEELNLPISPEEERQSLLPSDGGTEEGPGTPRTEGRAWALPSSGRPQRSPKRMGVHHLHRKDSLTQAQEQGNLLN, encoded by the exons ATGGAGTGCCTGGAGGGCGTCTGCCATGAGTCTGTCGCTAACCGTGCTAACCAGGAGAGCTGGCTGGTTGGGGAGAAGACACTAACCCT GAGCTATTGGCTAGAGGAAGTGGCGGGGCTGTGGGATGCAGAGAGCCGAGGGCTGACTCCCGGACAGCGGAACAGAGAGAGCTGCCGACAGGCGGACGGTATGTTCCTG GTTGAGGAGCCCTCACCTCCCAGAATGACCAGTGCAGCCCCTGCTAAGAAACCCTACCGGAAGGCACCACCCGAGCATCGGGAGCTGAGGCTGGAAGTTCCTGGCTCCCAGCTCGAGCAGGAG gagcccctgaCTGACGCGGAGAGGATGAA GCTTTTGCAGCAGGAGAATGAGGAGCTTCGCCGGCGCCTGGCCTCGGCCACCAGGCGCACTGAGGCCCTGGAGCGCGAGCTGGAGATTGGGCAGGACTgcctggagctggagctgggccAGAGCCGTGAGGAGCTGGACAAATTTAAGGACAAGTTCCGCAG GCTGCAGCACAGCTACACGGCTTCCCAGAGGACCAACCAGGAGCTAGAGGACAAGCTGCACACGCTG ATAAAGAAGGCTGAGCTGGACAGGAAGACGCTGGACTGGGAGATCGTGGAGCTGACCAACAAGCTGCTGGACGCCAGGAACACCATCAACAAGCTGGAGGAGCTCAAT GAGCGGTACCGGCTGGACTGCAACCTGGCTGTGCAGCTCCTGAAGTGCAACAAGTCTCACTTCCGTAACCACAAGTTCGCTGAT CTGCCCTGTGAGCTACAGGACATGGTTCGGAAACATCTGCACAGTGGTCAGGAGGCTACCAGCCCAGGGCCTGCCTCCAGCCTGGCCCCAGGGGCTGTGGTGCCCACCTCGGTCATTGCCCGCGTGTTGGAGAAGCCGGAGTCTCTTCTGCTCAATTCGGCCCAGTCAGGCAGCGCCGGGCACCCCCTGGCTGAGGATGTCTTTGTGCACGTGGATATGAGTGGGAGTGACCCAGGTGACCCAGCCAGCCCCCCAGCTCCGGGAAGCCCTGTCCCCCAACCCAACGGGGAGTGCTGCTCTCTGGGCACCGCGGGGGGCTCCCCAGAGGAGGAGATGTCCCTGCCGGCCTTTGAGAAGCTGAGCCCCTACCCCACCCCGTCTCCGCCCCACCCACTGTATCCTGGCCGCAAGGTGATAGAATTCTCTGAGGATAAGGTGCGGATTCCCCGCAACAGCCCCCTGCCCAACTGCACTTACGCCACCCGCCAGGCCATCTCCCTGAGCCTGGTGGAGGAGGGCAGTGAGCGAGCCCGCCCCAGCCCAGTGCCCAGCAGCCCTGCCTCGGCCCAGGCCTCCCCGCAGCACCAGCCCAGCCCGGCCCCCTCGGGGCTTAGTGCCCCGGCCAGCTCTGCCAGCTCCGAGGAGGACCTGCTGGCCAGCTGGCAGCGGGCGTTTGTGGACCGCACTCCGCCCCCGGCCGCTGTGGCCCAGCGCACAGCCTTTGGACGTGACGCGCTCCCTGAACTGCAGCGCCACTTTGCTCTCGGTCCCGCTGGCGGAGATGAGGAGGTGCAGGCATCTTCTTCCCCACCCGGTGAAAGTGGGCTTTTGCTGCCAACAGAAGCTGACCCTGGCTTTcccagggaggaggaagaggaagagctgAACCTGCCCATCAGCCCCGAGGAAGAGCGCCAGAGCCTGCTGCCCAGTGATGGTGGCACAGAGGAGGGGCCTGGCACTCCTCGCactgagggcagggcctgggcactCCCCAGCTCCGGCCGCCCCCAGCGCAGCCCCAAGAGGATGGGGGTGCACCACCTGCACCGCAAGGACAGCCTGACCCAGGCCCAGGAGCAGGGCAACCTGCTCAACTAG
- the TJAP1 gene encoding tight junction-associated protein 1 isoform X2, whose translation MFLVEEPSPPRMTSAAPAKKPYRKAPPEHRELRLEVPGSQLEQEEPLTDAERMKLLQQENEELRRRLASATRRTEALERELEIGQDCLELELGQSREELDKFKDKFRRLQHSYTASQRTNQELEDKLHTLIKKAELDRKTLDWEIVELTNKLLDARNTINKLEELNERYRLDCNLAVQLLKCNKSHFRNHKFADLPCELQDMVRKHLHSGQEATSPGPASSLAPGAVVPTSVIARVLEKPESLLLNSAQSGSAGHPLAEDVFVHVDMSGSDPGDPASPPAPGSPVPQPNGECCSLGTAGGSPEEEMSLPAFEKLSPYPTPSPPHPLYPGRKVIEFSEDKVRIPRNSPLPNCTYATRQAISLSLVEEGSERARPSPVPSSPASAQASPQHQPSPAPSGLSAPASSASSEEDLLASWQRAFVDRTPPPAAVAQRTAFGRDALPELQRHFALGPAGGDEEVQASSSPPGESGLLLPTEADPGFPREEEEEELNLPISPEEERQSLLPSDGGTEEGPGTPRTEGRAWALPSSGRPQRSPKRMGVHHLHRKDSLTQAQEQGNLLN comes from the exons ATGTTCCTG GTTGAGGAGCCCTCACCTCCCAGAATGACCAGTGCAGCCCCTGCTAAGAAACCCTACCGGAAGGCACCACCCGAGCATCGGGAGCTGAGGCTGGAAGTTCCTGGCTCCCAGCTCGAGCAGGAG gagcccctgaCTGACGCGGAGAGGATGAA GCTTTTGCAGCAGGAGAATGAGGAGCTTCGCCGGCGCCTGGCCTCGGCCACCAGGCGCACTGAGGCCCTGGAGCGCGAGCTGGAGATTGGGCAGGACTgcctggagctggagctgggccAGAGCCGTGAGGAGCTGGACAAATTTAAGGACAAGTTCCGCAG GCTGCAGCACAGCTACACGGCTTCCCAGAGGACCAACCAGGAGCTAGAGGACAAGCTGCACACGCTG ATAAAGAAGGCTGAGCTGGACAGGAAGACGCTGGACTGGGAGATCGTGGAGCTGACCAACAAGCTGCTGGACGCCAGGAACACCATCAACAAGCTGGAGGAGCTCAAT GAGCGGTACCGGCTGGACTGCAACCTGGCTGTGCAGCTCCTGAAGTGCAACAAGTCTCACTTCCGTAACCACAAGTTCGCTGAT CTGCCCTGTGAGCTACAGGACATGGTTCGGAAACATCTGCACAGTGGTCAGGAGGCTACCAGCCCAGGGCCTGCCTCCAGCCTGGCCCCAGGGGCTGTGGTGCCCACCTCGGTCATTGCCCGCGTGTTGGAGAAGCCGGAGTCTCTTCTGCTCAATTCGGCCCAGTCAGGCAGCGCCGGGCACCCCCTGGCTGAGGATGTCTTTGTGCACGTGGATATGAGTGGGAGTGACCCAGGTGACCCAGCCAGCCCCCCAGCTCCGGGAAGCCCTGTCCCCCAACCCAACGGGGAGTGCTGCTCTCTGGGCACCGCGGGGGGCTCCCCAGAGGAGGAGATGTCCCTGCCGGCCTTTGAGAAGCTGAGCCCCTACCCCACCCCGTCTCCGCCCCACCCACTGTATCCTGGCCGCAAGGTGATAGAATTCTCTGAGGATAAGGTGCGGATTCCCCGCAACAGCCCCCTGCCCAACTGCACTTACGCCACCCGCCAGGCCATCTCCCTGAGCCTGGTGGAGGAGGGCAGTGAGCGAGCCCGCCCCAGCCCAGTGCCCAGCAGCCCTGCCTCGGCCCAGGCCTCCCCGCAGCACCAGCCCAGCCCGGCCCCCTCGGGGCTTAGTGCCCCGGCCAGCTCTGCCAGCTCCGAGGAGGACCTGCTGGCCAGCTGGCAGCGGGCGTTTGTGGACCGCACTCCGCCCCCGGCCGCTGTGGCCCAGCGCACAGCCTTTGGACGTGACGCGCTCCCTGAACTGCAGCGCCACTTTGCTCTCGGTCCCGCTGGCGGAGATGAGGAGGTGCAGGCATCTTCTTCCCCACCCGGTGAAAGTGGGCTTTTGCTGCCAACAGAAGCTGACCCTGGCTTTcccagggaggaggaagaggaagagctgAACCTGCCCATCAGCCCCGAGGAAGAGCGCCAGAGCCTGCTGCCCAGTGATGGTGGCACAGAGGAGGGGCCTGGCACTCCTCGCactgagggcagggcctgggcactCCCCAGCTCCGGCCGCCCCCAGCGCAGCCCCAAGAGGATGGGGGTGCACCACCTGCACCGCAAGGACAGCCTGACCCAGGCCCAGGAGCAGGGCAACCTGCTCAACTAG
- the TJAP1 gene encoding tight junction-associated protein 1 isoform X3, translating to MTSAAPAKKPYRKAPPEHRELRLEVPGSQLEQEEPLTDAERMKLLQQENEELRRRLASATRRTEALERELEIGQDCLELELGQSREELDKFKDKFRRLQHSYTASQRTNQELEDKLHTLIKKAELDRKTLDWEIVELTNKLLDARNTINKLEELNERYRLDCNLAVQLLKCNKSHFRNHKFADLPCELQDMVRKHLHSGQEATSPGPASSLAPGAVVPTSVIARVLEKPESLLLNSAQSGSAGHPLAEDVFVHVDMSGSDPGDPASPPAPGSPVPQPNGECCSLGTAGGSPEEEMSLPAFEKLSPYPTPSPPHPLYPGRKVIEFSEDKVRIPRNSPLPNCTYATRQAISLSLVEEGSERARPSPVPSSPASAQASPQHQPSPAPSGLSAPASSASSEEDLLASWQRAFVDRTPPPAAVAQRTAFGRDALPELQRHFALGPAGGDEEVQASSSPPGESGLLLPTEADPGFPREEEEEELNLPISPEEERQSLLPSDGGTEEGPGTPRTEGRAWALPSSGRPQRSPKRMGVHHLHRKDSLTQAQEQGNLLN from the exons ATGACCAGTGCAGCCCCTGCTAAGAAACCCTACCGGAAGGCACCACCCGAGCATCGGGAGCTGAGGCTGGAAGTTCCTGGCTCCCAGCTCGAGCAGGAG gagcccctgaCTGACGCGGAGAGGATGAA GCTTTTGCAGCAGGAGAATGAGGAGCTTCGCCGGCGCCTGGCCTCGGCCACCAGGCGCACTGAGGCCCTGGAGCGCGAGCTGGAGATTGGGCAGGACTgcctggagctggagctgggccAGAGCCGTGAGGAGCTGGACAAATTTAAGGACAAGTTCCGCAG GCTGCAGCACAGCTACACGGCTTCCCAGAGGACCAACCAGGAGCTAGAGGACAAGCTGCACACGCTG ATAAAGAAGGCTGAGCTGGACAGGAAGACGCTGGACTGGGAGATCGTGGAGCTGACCAACAAGCTGCTGGACGCCAGGAACACCATCAACAAGCTGGAGGAGCTCAAT GAGCGGTACCGGCTGGACTGCAACCTGGCTGTGCAGCTCCTGAAGTGCAACAAGTCTCACTTCCGTAACCACAAGTTCGCTGAT CTGCCCTGTGAGCTACAGGACATGGTTCGGAAACATCTGCACAGTGGTCAGGAGGCTACCAGCCCAGGGCCTGCCTCCAGCCTGGCCCCAGGGGCTGTGGTGCCCACCTCGGTCATTGCCCGCGTGTTGGAGAAGCCGGAGTCTCTTCTGCTCAATTCGGCCCAGTCAGGCAGCGCCGGGCACCCCCTGGCTGAGGATGTCTTTGTGCACGTGGATATGAGTGGGAGTGACCCAGGTGACCCAGCCAGCCCCCCAGCTCCGGGAAGCCCTGTCCCCCAACCCAACGGGGAGTGCTGCTCTCTGGGCACCGCGGGGGGCTCCCCAGAGGAGGAGATGTCCCTGCCGGCCTTTGAGAAGCTGAGCCCCTACCCCACCCCGTCTCCGCCCCACCCACTGTATCCTGGCCGCAAGGTGATAGAATTCTCTGAGGATAAGGTGCGGATTCCCCGCAACAGCCCCCTGCCCAACTGCACTTACGCCACCCGCCAGGCCATCTCCCTGAGCCTGGTGGAGGAGGGCAGTGAGCGAGCCCGCCCCAGCCCAGTGCCCAGCAGCCCTGCCTCGGCCCAGGCCTCCCCGCAGCACCAGCCCAGCCCGGCCCCCTCGGGGCTTAGTGCCCCGGCCAGCTCTGCCAGCTCCGAGGAGGACCTGCTGGCCAGCTGGCAGCGGGCGTTTGTGGACCGCACTCCGCCCCCGGCCGCTGTGGCCCAGCGCACAGCCTTTGGACGTGACGCGCTCCCTGAACTGCAGCGCCACTTTGCTCTCGGTCCCGCTGGCGGAGATGAGGAGGTGCAGGCATCTTCTTCCCCACCCGGTGAAAGTGGGCTTTTGCTGCCAACAGAAGCTGACCCTGGCTTTcccagggaggaggaagaggaagagctgAACCTGCCCATCAGCCCCGAGGAAGAGCGCCAGAGCCTGCTGCCCAGTGATGGTGGCACAGAGGAGGGGCCTGGCACTCCTCGCactgagggcagggcctgggcactCCCCAGCTCCGGCCGCCCCCAGCGCAGCCCCAAGAGGATGGGGGTGCACCACCTGCACCGCAAGGACAGCCTGACCCAGGCCCAGGAGCAGGGCAACCTGCTCAACTAG
- the LRRC73 gene encoding leucine-rich repeat-containing protein 73 isoform X1: protein MLPSSIQISGEPLSGAEVRDICRGLRDNAVRLLSLRGCRLCDRDFGRICRALAGATSLAQLNLNLGVVSSPSRIKQLAEALRTNRSIQSLFLHGSPLTDAGLALLNPALALHPALVALDLGDCMLGDEAINLICGLLPPDGAKSGLKELTLSANPGITPKGWSRLAIAVAHSSQVRVLNLDYNPLGDHVAGMLAVAVASSRTLEVLDLEGTGLTNQSAQTLLDMVENYPTALRSLVLAENSISPELQQQICDLLSEGEEEEEVAGGAGDTQERERGREPAAHQRGSSSWMCPSDPSSQMVLMTSGLGDSLLAETEM from the exons ATGCTGCCCAGCTCCATCCAGATATCGGGGGAGCCGCTGTCAGGCGCCGAAGTGCGGGACATCTGCCGCGGCCTGCGCGACAACGCCGTGCGCCTGCTCTCACTGCGCGGCTGCCGTCTCTGCGACCGCGACTTCGGCCGCATCTGCCGGGCCCTGGCCGGGGCCACGTCCCTGGCGCAGCTCAACCTTAACCTGGGCGTCGTGTCCAGCCCCAGCCGCATCAAGCAGCTGGCGGAGGCGCTGCGGACCAACCGCTCCATCCAGTCCCTCTT CCTTCATGGGAGCCCTCTGACAGATGCGGGGCTGGCCTTGCTGAATCCAGCTCTGGCCCTCCACCCTGCCCTCGTGGCTCTGGACCTGGGGGACTGCATGCTAGGTGATGAAGCCATCAACCTCATCTGTGGCCTCCTCCCCCCTGATGGGGCCAAGTCTG GCTTGAAGGAGCTGACGCTGAGCGCCAACCCTGGCATCACCCCTAAGGGCTGGAGCCGCCTCGCCATTGCCGTGGCCCACAGCTCCCAGGTCCGCGTCCTCAATCTGGACTACAACCCCCTGG GTGACCATGTGGCAGGGATGCTGGCTGTAGCTGTGGCCTCCAGCCGCACCTTAGAGGTCCTAGACTTGGAGGGTACAGGGCTCACCAACCAGTCAGCTCAG ACCCTGCTGGACATGGTGGAAAATTACCCCACAGCTTTGCGGAGTCTGGTGTTGGCTGAGAACAGCATTAGCCCGGAGCTGCAGCAGCAGATCTGTGACCTCCTCtctgagggggaggaggaggaggaggtggcaggAGGGGCTGGCGACACCCAGGAACGAGAGAGAGGGCGGGAGCCTGCTGCCCACCAGAGGGGCAGTAGCTCCTGGATGTGCCCCAGTG ATCCCAGCTCTCAGATGGTGCTAATGACGTCAGGACTAGGGGACAGTCTGTTGGCTGAGACGGAGATGTGA
- the LRRC73 gene encoding leucine-rich repeat-containing protein 73 isoform X2, with product MLPSSIQISGEPLSGAEVRDICRGLRDNAVRLLSLRGCRLCDRDFGRICRALAGATSLAQLNLNLGVVSSPSRIKQLAEALRTNRSIQSLFLHGSPLTDAGLALLNPALALHPALVALDLGDCMLGDEAINLICGLLPPDGAKSGDHVAGMLAVAVASSRTLEVLDLEGTGLTNQSAQTLLDMVENYPTALRSLVLAENSISPELQQQICDLLSEGEEEEEVAGGAGDTQERERGREPAAHQRGSSSWMCPSDPSSQMVLMTSGLGDSLLAETEM from the exons ATGCTGCCCAGCTCCATCCAGATATCGGGGGAGCCGCTGTCAGGCGCCGAAGTGCGGGACATCTGCCGCGGCCTGCGCGACAACGCCGTGCGCCTGCTCTCACTGCGCGGCTGCCGTCTCTGCGACCGCGACTTCGGCCGCATCTGCCGGGCCCTGGCCGGGGCCACGTCCCTGGCGCAGCTCAACCTTAACCTGGGCGTCGTGTCCAGCCCCAGCCGCATCAAGCAGCTGGCGGAGGCGCTGCGGACCAACCGCTCCATCCAGTCCCTCTT CCTTCATGGGAGCCCTCTGACAGATGCGGGGCTGGCCTTGCTGAATCCAGCTCTGGCCCTCCACCCTGCCCTCGTGGCTCTGGACCTGGGGGACTGCATGCTAGGTGATGAAGCCATCAACCTCATCTGTGGCCTCCTCCCCCCTGATGGGGCCAAGTCTG GTGACCATGTGGCAGGGATGCTGGCTGTAGCTGTGGCCTCCAGCCGCACCTTAGAGGTCCTAGACTTGGAGGGTACAGGGCTCACCAACCAGTCAGCTCAG ACCCTGCTGGACATGGTGGAAAATTACCCCACAGCTTTGCGGAGTCTGGTGTTGGCTGAGAACAGCATTAGCCCGGAGCTGCAGCAGCAGATCTGTGACCTCCTCtctgagggggaggaggaggaggaggtggcaggAGGGGCTGGCGACACCCAGGAACGAGAGAGAGGGCGGGAGCCTGCTGCCCACCAGAGGGGCAGTAGCTCCTGGATGTGCCCCAGTG ATCCCAGCTCTCAGATGGTGCTAATGACGTCAGGACTAGGGGACAGTCTGTTGGCTGAGACGGAGATGTGA
- the YIPF3 gene encoding protein YIPF3: MATPAAPAGGARNGAGPEWGGFEENIQGGGSAVIDMENMDDTSGSSFEDMGELHQRLREEEVDADAAAAEEEDGEFLGMKGFKGQLSRQVADQMWQAGKRQASRAFNLYANIDILRPYFDVEPAQVRSRLLESMIPIKMVNFPQKIAGELYGPLMLVFTLVAILLHGMKTSDTIIREGTLMGTAIGTCFGYWLGVSSFIYFLAYLCNAQITMLQMLALLGYGLFGHCIVLFITYNIHLHALFYLFWLLVGGLSTLRMVAVLVSRTVGPTQRLLLCGTLATLHMLFLLYLHFAYHKVVEGILDTLEGPNIPPMQRVPRDIPAVLPAARLPTTVLNATAKAVAVTLQSLQSH; the protein is encoded by the exons ATGGCAACTCCGGCGGCGCCGGCCGGCGGCGCCCGAAATGGGGCTGGCCCGGAATGGGGAGGGTTCGAAGAAAACATCCAG GGCGGGGGCTCAGCTGTGATTGACATGGAGAACATGGATGATACCTCAGGCTCCAGCTTCGAGGACATGGGTGAGCTGCATCAGCGCCTGCGTGAGGAAGAAGTGGATGCTGATGCAGCTGCTGCTGAAGAAGAGGATGGGGAGTTCCTGGGCATGAAGGGCTTTAAGGGACAATTGAGCCGGCAGGTGGCTGATCAG ATGTGGCAGGCAGGGAAGAGACAAGCCTCCAGGGCCTTCAACTTGTATGCCAACATCGACATCCTGAGACCCTACTTTGATGTGGAGCCTGCCCAGGTGCGAAGCAG gctCCTGGAGTCCATGATCCCTATCAAGATGGTCAACTTCCCCCAG AAAATTGCAGGTGAGCTTTACGGACCTCTCATGCTTGTCTTCACGCTGGTGGCCATCCTCCTCCATGGGATGAAGACGTCTGACACCATTATC CGGGAGGGCACCCTGATGGGCACAGCCATTGGCACCTGCTTCGGCTACTGGCTGGGCGTCTCGTCCTTCATTTACTTCCTCGCCTACCTGTGCAATGCCCAGATCACCATGCTCCAGATGCTGGCGCTGCTG GGCTACGGCCTCTTTGGGCACTGCATTGTCCTGTTCATCACCTATAACATCCACCTCCATGCCCTCTTCTACctcttctggctgctggtgggtgggctgtCCACCCTACGCATG GTGGCAGTGTTGGTGTCACGGACTGTGGGCCCCACACAGCGGCTGCTCCTCTGTGGCACCCTGGCTACCCTGCACATGCTTTTCCTGCTCTATCTGCATTTTGCCTACCACAAGGTGGTAGAGG GGATCCTGGACACACTGGAGGGCCCCAACATCCCACCCATGCAGAGGGTCCCGAGAGACATCCCCGCTGTGCTCCCTGCTGCTAGGCTTCCCACCACTGTGCTCAACGCCACAGCCAAGGCTGTCGCGGTGACCCTGCAGTCCCTGCAGTCACACTGA